The Candidatus Pantoea soli genome window below encodes:
- the araH gene encoding L-arabinose ABC transporter permease AraH yields the protein MASSTTSNTPPVQRSGLQLGRIWDNFGMLVVFALLFIVCAIFVPNFGTFINMKGLGLAMSMSGMVACGMLFCLASGDFDLSVASVIACAGVVTAVVINMTESLWIGVAAGLLLGMATGFINGFVIARLKINALITTLATMQIVRGLAYIFSDGKAVGIEDERFFTLGYANWLGVPAPIWLTIATMIVFGFLLNKTTFGRNTLAIGGNEEAARLAGVPVVRTRIIIFILSGLVSAAAGIILASRMTSGQPMTSLGYELIVISACVLGGVSLKGGIGKISYVVAGVLILGTVENAMNLLNISPFSQYVVRGLILLAAVIFDRYKQKHKAA from the coding sequence ATGGCTTCATCTACCACGTCCAACACGCCACCGGTGCAGCGCAGCGGGCTGCAGCTGGGGCGAATCTGGGACAACTTTGGCATGCTGGTGGTGTTTGCGCTGCTGTTTATCGTCTGCGCCATCTTTGTGCCGAACTTTGGCACCTTTATTAACATGAAAGGCCTCGGGCTGGCGATGTCGATGTCCGGCATGGTGGCCTGCGGCATGCTGTTCTGCCTCGCTTCGGGCGATTTTGACCTGTCGGTGGCTTCGGTGATTGCCTGTGCCGGGGTGGTGACCGCCGTGGTGATCAATATGACCGAAAGCCTGTGGATCGGGGTGGCCGCCGGGCTGCTGCTGGGGATGGCCACCGGGTTCATCAACGGCTTTGTCATTGCCCGCCTGAAGATCAACGCGCTGATCACCACTCTGGCCACCATGCAGATTGTGCGCGGCCTGGCGTATATCTTCTCCGATGGGAAAGCGGTCGGTATTGAAGATGAGCGCTTTTTCACCCTCGGCTACGCCAACTGGCTGGGCGTACCGGCACCGATCTGGCTGACCATTGCCACCATGATTGTGTTTGGCTTTCTGCTGAACAAAACCACCTTTGGCCGTAACACGCTGGCCATCGGCGGGAATGAAGAAGCCGCACGGCTGGCGGGTGTACCCGTGGTTCGCACGCGCATTATCATCTTTATTCTGTCGGGACTGGTCTCCGCGGCGGCGGGCATTATCCTGGCGTCACGCATGACCAGCGGTCAGCCGATGACATCGCTGGGCTATGAGTTGATCGTTATCTCTGCCTGCGTGCTGGGTGGCGTATCGCTCAAGGGGGGAATTGGCAAAATCTCCTATGTGGTTGCCGGGGTACTGATTCTGGGAACCGTTGAGAATGCGATGAATTTATTGAATATCTCGCCATTCTCACAGTATGTGGTGCGCGGTCTGATACTGTTAGCTGCGGTGATTTTCGACCGCTATAAACAGAAACACAAAGCCGCCTGA